A genomic segment from Nicotiana tabacum cultivar K326 chromosome 7, ASM71507v2, whole genome shotgun sequence encodes:
- the LOC142161868 gene encoding CO(2)-response secreted protease-like — protein sequence MASLFHFSPIISSLFLITSCYALNQTPKPYIVYMGSPLNNSGDSAEIAELSHLRMLSSIIPSEESERISVRHSYHHAYRGFCALLTEDEATLLSGHEEVVSVFPDPVLQLHTTRSWNFLGLGSSYYSRSSSYRYNHGSSYDIIIGVIDTGIWPESPSFDDQHIGKVPSRWKGVCMEGFDFDKSNCNRKLIGARFYKIEDQESSFTKIPNITTKPSKPNGTPRDKVGHGTNTASIAAGAIVPNANYYGLANGTARGGLPSARIATYKACSEGNCQGSAILKAIDDAIKDGVDIISISIGRSFVFQTDFKDDPIAIGALHAAEKGVMVVCSGGNEGPDPYTVTNSAPWIFTVAASTIDRKFQSTIVLGNNVSLKGSGISYNPTGRSRSRTYPLAFGENIPFHPSLTSQARNCMPGSLDAKRVTGKIIVCMNDDWTISREIKKLVVQDAKAKGLILIDEAEKSSPFDSGNFPFTEVGKLAGAQILQYINSSQNPLATIFPANEIRRFKPAPVVADFSSRGPATLTENILKPDISAPGVGILSAMIPIVDEVSSNLLPEKKSSSLFGITSGTSMACPHVTGAMAFIKSIHPTWSFSMIKSAIMTTATISNNLRKHLTNTSAQACASRVIAVEASEKMAAVAAQIAKDNNILRTGSENEGSDPSNGVMEVVQGMVEELQSTQKVQPHSVDVLVSEWMGYCLLYESMLSSVLYARDQFLKPGGAVLPDMATMFVAGFGRGGTSIPFWENVYGFNMSCIGEEIVKDASRIPIVDVIDSCDIITNSTVLQNFDLVTMKLEEMDFTAKVELELKGETSANGSTGSKPNTTWCYGVVIWFDTGFTERFCKEKPTILSTSPHTPSTHWSQTILTFSEPIAMVSSRKLNVDKMAAVGTEACPAVKIQCRISVVRAAQHRSIDISMELSGIGSCGRKRNWPAQMFNL from the exons ATGGCTTCTCTCTTTCATTTTTCTCCAATTATCTCCTCACTCTTTCTGATCACTTCTTGCTATGCATTAAATCAGACTCCCAAG CCTTACATTGTGTACATGGGTAGTCCTTTGAACAACAGTGGAGACAGCGCTGAAATTGCAGAGCTATCTCATCTTCGAATGTTGTCGTCCATTATCCCAAG TGAAGAAAGTGAGAGAATCTCAGTGAGGCATTCCTATCATCATGCTTATAGGGGCTTTTGTGCCTTACTTACAGAGGACGAAGCCACCCTATTATCAG GTCATGAGGAGGTTGTATCAGTTTTTCCGGACCCCGTACTTCAACTTCACACAACACGCTCCTGGAATTTTTTGGGTCTTGGATCGTCTTATTATTCAAGATCCTCTAGCTATCGCTACAACCATGGTTCATCTTATGACATTATAATTGGAGTTATTGACACAG GCATATGGCCCGAGTCCCCTAGTTTTGATGACCAACATATTGGAAAAGTACCATCAAGATGGAAAGGAGTCTGCATGGAAGGATTTGACTTCGATAAGTCAAACTGCAATAG GAAGTTGATAGGAGCAAGGTTTTACAAAATTGAAGATCAAGAATCCAGCTTCACCAAAATACCTAACATTACCACTAAACCATCAAAACCAAATGGAACTCCAAGGGATAAAGTAGGTCATGGAACAAACACAGCTTCCATAGCAGCAGGTGCAATTGTCCCTAATGCCAATTACTATGGCCTAGCAAATGGCACAGCTAGGGGAGGGTTACCTTCTGCTAGGATAGCAACGTACAAGGCATGTTCAGAAGGAAATTGTCAAGGTTCTGCAATACTCAAAGCTATTGATGACGCAATTAAAGATGGAGTTGACATAATTTCCATTTCCATTGGGAGAAGTTTTGTGTTTCAAACTGACTTTAAAGATGATCCTATTGCCATTGGGGCTCTTCATGCTGCTGAAAAAGGAGTTATGGTTGTTTGTTCTGGTGGGAATGAGGGACCTGATCCTTATACTGTTACCAACTCTGCTCCCTGGATtttcactgttgctgcttctACTATTGATAGAAAATTTCAGTCCACCATTGTCCTGGGAAACAATGTCTCTTTGAAG GGATCAGGAATAAGTTACAATCCTACTGGTCGCTCTCGCTCCAGAACTTATCCCCTTGCTTTCGGTGAAAACATTCCTTTCCACCCCTCGTTAACTTCTCAAGCCAG GAATTGTATGCCAGGGTCATTGGATGCTAAAAGAGTTACTGGGAAAATAATTGTTTGTATGAATGATGACTGGACAATATCAAGAGAAATCAAGAAATTGGTTGTGCAAGATGCCAAAGCAAAGGGTCTGATTTTAATTGACGAGGCAGAGAAAAGTTCACCATTTGATTCAGGCAACTTTCCCTTCACTGAAGTTGGAAAGTTGGCTGGGGCTCAAATTCTTCAATATATTAATTCCTCCCA GAACCCATTGGCAACTATATTTCCGGCAAATGAGATTCGAAGGTTTAAGCCAGCTCCAGTAGTCGCAGATTTTTCTTCACGCGGACCCGCAACACTAACCGAAAATATTCTTAAG CCTGATATAAGTGCTCCTGGTGTTGGCATATTATCGGCAATGATTCCAATTGTTGATGAAGTGAGTAGTAATCTTTTACCTGAAAAAAAATCATCATCCTTATTTGGCATCACATCTGGAACATCTATGGCTTGTCCACATGTTACTGGAGCCATGGCCTTCATTAAGTCTATCCACCCTACATGGAGCTTCTCAATGATCAAATCTGCAATCATGACAACAG CAACAATATCCAACAATTTGAGGAAGCACTTGACAAACACGTCAG CCCAGGCATGTGCATCAAGGGTGATTGCAGTTGAAGCAAGTGAAAAGATGGCAGCTGTGGCAGCTCAG ATTGCCAAAGACAATAACATTTTGCGGACTGGAAGCGAGAATGAAGGTTCTGATCCGAGCAATGGTGTAATGGAGGTTGTTCAGGGCATGGTTGAAGAGCTACAGAGTACTCAGAAAGTTCAGCCACACAGTGTTGATGTGTTGGTGAGTGAATGGATGGGTTATTGCCTTCTTTATGAGTCAATGCTCAGCTCTGTCCTGTATGCTCGCGATCAATTTCTGAAGCCTGGAGGTGCTGTTCTTCCTGACATGGCAACCATG TTTGTTGCTGGATTTGGAAGAGGTGGTACAAGCATTCCATTTTGGGAAAACGTTTATGGGTTTAATATGTCTTGTATCGGCGAGGAGATTGTTAAAGATGCTTCCAGAATTCCAATAGTTGATGTTATTGACAGCTGTGATATAATAACTAATTCAACAGTTCTCCAG AACTTTGATCTGGTGACAATGAAGCTGGAGGAGATGGATTTTACTGCTAAGGTTGAACTGGAGCTGAAGGGAGAAACTTCTGCAAATGGGTCTACAGGTTCAAAACCGAATACAACTTGGTGTTATGGAGTTGTCATTTGGTTTGACACTGGATTTACAGAAAGATTCTGTAAAGAAAAGCCAACTATCTTGTCCACATCTCCCCATACTCCCAGCACTCACTGGTCACAGACTATCCTCACTTTCTCGGAACCAATTGCAATGGTATCCTCAAGGAAGTTAAACGTTGATAAAATGGCAGCGGTTGGTACTGAGGCCTGCCCCGCGGTTAAAATACAATGTCGCATCAGCGTAGTTCGTGCTGCTCAACATCGAAGCATTGACATTTCCATGGAGCTATCAGGAATTGGGTCTTGTGGTAGAAAACGAAATTGGCCAGCGCAAATGTTTAACTTATGA
- the LOC107802289 gene encoding putative protein arginine N-methyltransferase 3 — protein sequence MAMEEPNTTYMEVEGAENSDDDREQNWDDWKVDENGDEEDEAEAMSSELLCLFCDSLYNSSNALFEHCSSAHRFNFNTLKTTLALDFYGCFKLINYVRSKVAENKCWSCGIVCRSKEDLLNHLHDVINFDEGLFPWNDDEFLKPFLNEDALLYSFDEDDEGDDVEDIMSIDKKELIKDFELISIDEDDFESETEENKPIASSQHGGKSASMTDTTFSNGIVAAEAGVSSYRNPDDLDSSVYIAKVAANKVKDVNKSYFGGYSSYGIHRDMISDKVRTDAYRQAILGNPSLVKGAVVMDVGCGTGILSLFAAQACASRVIAVEASEKMAAVAAQIAKDNNILRTGSENEGSDPSNGVMEVVQGMVEELQSTQKVQPHSVDVLVSEWMGYCLLYESMLSSVLYARDQFLKPGGAVLPDMATMFVAGFGRGGTSIPFWENVYGFNMSCIGEEIVKDASRIPIVDVIDSCDIITNSTVLQNFDLVTMKLEEMDFTAKVELELKGETSANGSTGSKPNTTWCYGVVIWFDTGFTERFCKEKPTILSTSPHTPSTHWSQTILTFSEPIAMVSSRKLNVDKMAAVGTEACPAVKIQCRISVVRAAQHRSIDISMELSGIGSCGRKRNWPAQMFNL from the exons ATGGCTATGGAGGAACCCAATACCACGTATATGGAAGTAGAAGGAGCTGAAAACTCAGACGACGACAGGGAGCAGAACTGGGACGATTGGAAAGTAGACGAAAAcggagacgaagaagatgaagcggAAGCTATGAGCTCAGAGTTACTCTGCTTGTTCTGTGACTCGCTATACAATTCCAGCAATGCCCTCTTTGAACACTGCTCATCCGCACACCGCTTCAACTTCAACACTCTCAAGACCACTCTCGCCTTGGATTTCTACGGCTGCTTTAAGCTCATTAATTACGTTAGGTCTAAG GTTGCTGAGAACAAATGTTGGAGTTGTGGCATTGTCTGTCGATCAAAGGAAGATCTACTGAATCATTTGCACGATGTTATTAATTTTGATGAGGGCTTATTTCCTTGGAATGATGATGAGTTTTTGAAGCCTTTCTTGAATGAGGATGCACTTCTGTATagctttgatgaagatgatgaaggTGATGATGTTGAGGATATTATGTCTATCGACAAAAAGGAGTTAATTAAGGATTTTGAGCTTATTAGCATTGATGAGGATGATTTTGAGTCTGAAACAGAAGAAAACAAACCTATAGCTTCCAGTCAACATGGAGGGAAATCTGCTTCAATGACTGATACTACTTTCAGCAATGGCATTGTCGCTGCAGAAGCTGGTGTTTCTTCGTATAGGAACCCGGATGACCTAGATTCCAGCGTATATATAGCAAAAGTTGCAGCAAATAAGGTCAAGGACGTAAATAAAAGCTATTTTGGTGGTTATAGTTCATATGGTATTCACAGGGACATGATAAGTGATAAG GTAAGAACTGATGCTTATCGGCAAGCCATTTTGGGGAATCCTTCTCTCGTAAAAGGTGCTGTAGTCATGGATGTAGGTTGTGGTACTGGCATATTGAG TCTCTTTGCAGCCCAGGCATGTGCATCAAGGGTGATTGCAGTTGAAGCAAGTGAAAAGATGGCAGCTGTGGCAGCTCAG ATTGCCAAAGACAATAACATTTTGCGGACTGGAAGCGAGAATGAAGGTTCTGATCCGAGCAATGGTGTAATGGAGGTTGTTCAGGGCATGGTTGAAGAGCTACAGAGTACTCAGAAAGTTCAGCCACACAGTGTTGATGTGTTGGTGAGTGAATGGATGGGTTATTGCCTTCTTTATGAGTCAATGCTCAGCTCTGTCCTGTATGCTCGCGATCAATTTCTGAAGCCTGGAGGTGCTGTTCTTCCTGACATGGCAACCATG TTTGTTGCTGGATTTGGAAGAGGTGGTACAAGCATTCCATTTTGGGAAAACGTTTATGGGTTTAATATGTCTTGTATCGGCGAGGAGATTGTTAAAGATGCTTCCAGAATTCCAATAGTTGATGTTATTGACAGCTGTGATATAATAACTAATTCAACAGTTCTCCAG AACTTTGATCTGGTGACAATGAAGCTGGAGGAGATGGATTTTACTGCTAAGGTTGAACTGGAGCTGAAGGGAGAAACTTCTGCAAATGGGTCTACAGGTTCAAAACCGAATACAACTTGGTGTTATGGAGTTGTCATTTGGTTTGACACTGGATTTACAGAAAGATTCTGTAAAGAAAAGCCAACTATCTTGTCCACATCTCCCCATACTCCCAGCACTCACTGGTCACAGACTATCCTCACTTTCTCGGAACCAATTGCAATGGTATCCTCAAGGAAGTTAAACGTTGATAAAATGGCAGCGGTTGGTACTGAGGCCTGCCCCGCGGTTAAAATACAATGTCGCATCAGCGTAGTTCGTGCTGCTCAACATCGAAGCATTGACATTTCCATGGAGCTATCAGGAATTGGGTCTTGTGGTAGAAAACGAAATTGGCCAGCGCAAATGTTTAACTTATGA